One window from the genome of [Mycobacterium] stephanolepidis encodes:
- a CDS encoding MlaD family protein — protein sequence MTAKPHLLERSVRLLVDAVRFCATHRAVASCIGLVLTMLIAGSYVLVGGLRFNLVRSTIAVRVQLVESGGLLPNQDVTLRGTSIGRVAAVNFTAGGVEAVATIDADVRIPRSSPVRVSALSPAGEQYLDFRPNGDGGPALTDGSSIDQRQTAIPVSLARLLGDADGALAQLDPDKLAAISDELRVSVRGPEKLQDVFDGGAFLLTTLDSVLPQTVSVIRNSRTVLSTLSEGVPALIDTSKNLQLTLQGVRKMDGGFRTLVDDGGKPIAALDNVINDNSDSMVQLLGNLTTIAQLSYVRVPALQALFPTTRGSMLEAATSVIRDGGIWAVADIYPRYSCDYKLPRHAPSRADAHEPYRYTYCENPDPAVLVRGARNAPRPPGDDTAGPPPGYDRLATTDPIPVGPHTVPLPYGGPQMPVVPPN from the coding sequence ATGACGGCCAAGCCCCACCTGCTGGAACGATCAGTGCGATTGCTGGTGGACGCTGTCCGTTTTTGTGCTACGCATCGCGCGGTGGCGTCGTGTATCGGTCTGGTGTTGACGATGCTCATTGCGGGTTCCTATGTGCTGGTGGGCGGGCTCCGCTTCAATCTTGTGCGTTCGACGATTGCAGTCCGGGTGCAGTTAGTGGAGTCAGGCGGACTTCTGCCCAATCAAGACGTCACCTTGCGAGGCACGTCGATAGGTCGTGTAGCAGCGGTGAATTTCACTGCGGGCGGAGTCGAAGCCGTTGCCACGATCGACGCCGACGTCCGCATACCGCGAAGCAGTCCGGTGCGCGTATCCGCGTTGTCTCCGGCAGGCGAACAATACCTAGACTTTCGCCCGAACGGGGATGGTGGCCCCGCGTTGACGGACGGCAGTTCAATCGATCAGCGCCAGACCGCGATTCCGGTCTCCCTGGCCCGGCTGCTGGGCGATGCGGACGGGGCGCTGGCCCAGCTCGATCCGGACAAGTTGGCCGCCATATCCGATGAACTCCGTGTCAGCGTTCGTGGGCCGGAGAAACTCCAAGATGTGTTTGATGGGGGCGCCTTCCTGTTGACAACTCTTGATTCTGTTCTGCCCCAAACGGTGAGCGTGATCCGGAACAGTCGCACGGTGTTGTCAACATTGTCGGAGGGCGTGCCCGCCTTGATTGATACCAGCAAGAATCTGCAGTTGACCCTGCAAGGAGTACGGAAGATGGATGGAGGTTTCCGTACTCTCGTCGACGACGGCGGGAAGCCGATAGCTGCGCTGGATAATGTCATCAACGACAATTCCGACTCGATGGTGCAGCTGCTGGGAAATCTCACCACGATTGCACAGCTGTCCTATGTTCGAGTCCCCGCTCTTCAGGCGTTGTTCCCCACGACGCGCGGATCGATGCTGGAGGCTGCGACATCTGTGATCCGAGACGGTGGGATCTGGGCTGTTGCCGACATCTATCCGCGATACAGCTGTGATTACAAGTTGCCCCGGCACGCGCCCTCACGTGCTGATGCGCACGAACCGTACCGTTACACCTACTGCGAGAATCCAGACCCCGCGGTCCTCGTTCGGGGTGCCCGTAATGCCCCGCGGCCGCCCGGCGACGATACGGCTGGGCCACCACCTGGGTATGACCGGCTGGCTACAACCGACCCAATACCCGTTGGCCCACACACTGTTCCGCTGCCATACGGCGGACCCCAGATGCCGGTGGTACCTCCTAACTAA
- a CDS encoding oxygenase MpaB family protein — protein sequence MTFGEELDTEDIGPWLSLAPPGDPEHGYFGPDSVPWRLFSHPCVVAGAVYNAVIFELYPPCATLSDQVDSLYVDPIGRARRTLGYVYSVIFGATATADRAAKYVRAMHDSISPLRDGDKLHWVSDPENLLWLHMTNGDGALRAHAAYGEGELSSVEQDDFWRQLAPFAQLQGVPPELIPMSAAEAEAYFARMWPQLKLTDAGQRAFSQVMNPQGLSAQWKPVKLPLALVVRSGVALLPNDVLHMIGLDSRSPALTVARRVARGGYWLLDQPGARDVLPAVALPRAVETMRAARSLA from the coding sequence ATGACATTCGGTGAGGAACTGGACACTGAGGACATCGGGCCATGGTTGTCTCTGGCGCCGCCGGGTGACCCAGAGCATGGTTACTTTGGCCCGGATTCTGTTCCATGGCGGCTGTTCAGCCATCCGTGTGTAGTTGCGGGTGCGGTGTACAACGCGGTGATCTTCGAGCTGTACCCACCGTGTGCGACACTCAGTGACCAAGTCGACTCGTTGTACGTGGATCCGATCGGCCGTGCCCGCCGCACGCTCGGCTATGTCTATTCGGTGATCTTCGGGGCTACCGCGACCGCGGACCGTGCCGCCAAGTACGTCCGGGCGATGCATGACAGCATTAGCCCCTTGCGAGACGGCGATAAGTTGCACTGGGTATCGGATCCGGAGAACCTGCTGTGGCTACACATGACGAACGGCGACGGAGCTCTGCGCGCGCATGCCGCCTATGGGGAGGGCGAGCTGTCTTCCGTTGAGCAAGACGATTTCTGGCGACAGTTGGCTCCGTTTGCGCAATTGCAGGGCGTGCCCCCCGAACTCATCCCGATGAGTGCCGCCGAGGCCGAGGCATATTTCGCGCGCATGTGGCCACAGCTCAAGCTGACCGATGCCGGCCAGCGGGCGTTCAGTCAGGTGATGAATCCTCAGGGTCTGTCAGCGCAGTGGAAGCCTGTGAAACTGCCGCTGGCCCTGGTGGTCCGCAGTGGGGTGGCGCTACTTCCCAACGATGTGCTGCACATGATCGGGTTGGATTCTCGCAGTCCGGCGTTGACAGTTGCGCGCCGTGTTGCCCGTGGCGGGTACTGGTTGCTCGATCAGCCGGGTGCGCGCGATGTGCTGCCCGCAGTAGCCCTCCCGCGCGCCGTCGAGACCATGCGGGCGGCACGCTCGCTGGCCTAG
- a CDS encoding flavin-containing monooxygenase codes for MATSVAIIGCGFGGLAAAIELKRSGITDFGIFERAASIGGVWRENTYPGAACDVPSPIYSFSYALKPDWSSLFGRGAEIRSYLEAVADEFGLRPHMEFDTEVTAATYDDTTGRWTLEFGPDRPTRIFDVVIMATGQLSRPRLPAVEGIETFEGPSFHSAEFDHSTDLTGKKVAVIGSGASAIQLVPAIADRVAELTVLQRSPNWVIGKSRRVHGRLQVALLRRSAWLRKQHHNLLFLAYESRWPLVTRKVRPVRWAYEHIVKFKIRRHISDPAERAAAVPDYQMLCNRLLLSNDWYPTIGRTNVHLIGSAVEHVTATGIVTADGTKVDADALIWCTGFKASEFLAPIRISGRNGLDLREHWKSGAHAYLGMTTTGFPNMFMLFGPNTNSITNTIVFLLEQQAAYVRKAIEHKARHGIAAMEIREDVYRRFQEWMRRSLDKTVFTDNCPGWYTNAEGKVTAMWPKSHIEYALATRRFKADQYELEGVNSAD; via the coding sequence ATGGCGACATCGGTGGCGATAATCGGCTGCGGTTTCGGTGGATTAGCGGCCGCGATTGAGCTCAAGCGCTCAGGAATCACCGACTTCGGGATTTTCGAGCGAGCGGCGTCGATCGGCGGCGTGTGGCGCGAGAACACCTATCCGGGCGCCGCCTGCGATGTTCCCTCACCGATCTATTCGTTCTCCTACGCGCTCAAACCCGACTGGTCTTCACTGTTTGGCAGAGGCGCCGAGATCAGATCGTATTTGGAGGCCGTCGCTGACGAGTTCGGTCTGCGCCCGCATATGGAGTTCGACACCGAAGTCACCGCCGCCACCTATGACGATACGACGGGACGCTGGACCCTAGAATTCGGACCCGACCGTCCCACTCGCATATTCGATGTCGTCATCATGGCGACCGGGCAGCTCAGTCGCCCAAGGCTTCCCGCGGTGGAGGGCATCGAGACCTTCGAAGGCCCGTCATTTCACTCCGCGGAGTTCGACCACAGCACCGATCTCACCGGCAAGAAGGTCGCTGTGATCGGCTCCGGGGCCTCCGCGATTCAGCTGGTGCCCGCCATCGCGGATCGCGTCGCCGAGCTGACGGTGCTGCAGAGATCTCCGAACTGGGTCATCGGGAAGTCACGCCGAGTCCATGGCCGGTTGCAGGTCGCCCTGCTCCGACGCAGCGCGTGGCTGCGCAAGCAGCACCACAACCTTCTGTTCCTGGCTTACGAATCCCGTTGGCCACTGGTGACACGCAAGGTCCGCCCTGTACGTTGGGCCTACGAGCACATCGTCAAGTTCAAGATCCGGCGGCATATCTCTGACCCGGCCGAGCGTGCTGCCGCGGTTCCCGATTACCAGATGCTCTGCAACCGGCTACTGCTGTCCAATGACTGGTATCCGACCATCGGACGCACCAACGTCCACCTCATTGGTTCGGCAGTGGAGCACGTCACCGCGACAGGAATCGTCACCGCCGATGGAACCAAGGTGGATGCCGACGCGCTCATCTGGTGTACCGGGTTCAAAGCCAGCGAGTTTCTGGCACCGATTCGCATCAGTGGCCGCAACGGCCTGGATCTACGCGAGCACTGGAAATCAGGAGCGCACGCGTACCTCGGCATGACGACAACTGGCTTTCCCAACATGTTCATGCTCTTTGGCCCCAACACCAACAGCATCACCAACACCATCGTGTTTCTTCTCGAACAACAAGCCGCCTATGTTCGAAAAGCCATAGAGCACAAAGCTAGGCACGGGATTGCGGCGATGGAGATCCGGGAGGATGTCTATCGAAGGTTCCAGGAATGGATGCGGCGCAGCCTCGACAAAACGGTTTTCACCGACAACTGCCCCGGGTGGTACACCAACGCCGAGGGAAAGGTCACTGCGATGTGGCCGAAGTCCCACATCGAATACGCCTTGGCGACAAGGCGGTTCAAAGCAGACCAATACGAACTGGAGGGCGTGAACAGCGCCGACTAG
- a CDS encoding RsiV family protein yields the protein MMMRLPGIVFMTMALTVPTAAAAPDNWCVSSLRGTWDGGACLVTVTSNSKATMDISVQLPDEVIDDSTVGPVLRAYAERRVSEWRKAGDTNVRDSSSAIDSRVYVHSNSVKSVVLHEVWRTEGTNANNAYRTFTFDLAQGRRLVLADLFRPGVDPRTALPPLARPFLLDALDAAAPPHDPGSYPFATQEWEPQPDGSGYSGEYRAFALTGDELILYMPDVPMAHENPTPRDRLVWSMDGGAVTVRIPLPSLRPILRAGL from the coding sequence ATGATGATGCGTTTGCCGGGGATTGTCTTTATGACGATGGCGCTGACGGTGCCGACGGCGGCCGCTGCGCCCGATAACTGGTGCGTCAGTAGCCTGCGCGGCACGTGGGACGGCGGTGCGTGCCTGGTCACAGTGACATCAAACAGCAAGGCGACGATGGATATCTCGGTGCAGTTGCCGGACGAGGTTATCGACGATTCAACCGTGGGTCCGGTGCTCCGGGCATATGCCGAAAGGCGTGTCAGCGAGTGGCGCAAGGCCGGTGACACGAACGTCCGCGACAGCTCGTCAGCCATCGATTCGCGTGTGTACGTACACTCAAATTCCGTGAAATCCGTTGTTTTACACGAAGTGTGGCGGACAGAAGGAACCAACGCCAATAACGCGTACCGAACTTTCACCTTTGACCTGGCCCAGGGTAGGCGACTGGTGCTCGCCGACCTATTCCGACCGGGCGTTGACCCGCGGACGGCCTTACCGCCACTTGCCCGGCCGTTCCTGTTGGATGCATTGGATGCCGCGGCGCCACCCCACGATCCGGGCTCCTATCCATTCGCAACCCAGGAGTGGGAACCGCAGCCCGATGGCTCGGGTTACTCAGGGGAGTACCGTGCATTCGCGCTCACGGGCGATGAGTTGATTCTCTACATGCCCGATGTTCCTATGGCACATGAAAATCCGACGCCGCGGGACAGGCTGGTCTGGTCGATGGACGGTGGCGCCGTCACGGTCCGCATTCCGCTGCCAAGCCTGCGCCCGATCCTGCGCGCCGGCCTGTGA
- a CDS encoding AraC family transcriptional regulator, whose amino-acid sequence MDASQPHWWDHTRSAIAARILVELGEECGVAESAMLAGSGLRRIDLDDPETQIEAGQELAIARNLLRRNGDRPGLGARAGGRYTLGSLGIWGFTMVTSPTVRDLAKLGTRYAALSFAFIRPDYIEDAQYGRVVYDSTDIPADVRGFFVERELAKILALEPVIVGARPGFHVETSFGDERAAALRRLAPHREVRTGHPQDALVFNRSLLDDAMPQSDPVTARAMEAQCARLLEQRRQRRGAAAEVRAKMLAQLQEPLAMDKIAHQLDMEERTLRRKLTAEGTSFRELADEVRSTIAVELLADGHLTVEEVAVRLGYHDASGFSRAFKRWTGQRPGRYHLA is encoded by the coding sequence ATGGATGCCTCACAGCCCCACTGGTGGGATCACACTCGGAGCGCGATTGCCGCGCGTATCCTCGTCGAGCTCGGCGAGGAGTGTGGGGTCGCCGAGTCGGCCATGTTGGCCGGCTCGGGATTGCGTCGTATCGATCTGGATGATCCGGAGACGCAGATTGAGGCCGGTCAAGAGTTGGCGATCGCGCGGAATCTCTTGCGCCGGAACGGTGATCGTCCGGGGCTAGGGGCCAGGGCGGGCGGTAGGTACACCCTGGGGAGCCTCGGCATCTGGGGCTTCACCATGGTAACGAGTCCAACCGTGCGCGATCTCGCCAAGTTGGGCACCCGTTATGCGGCACTGTCGTTCGCTTTCATTCGCCCCGACTACATTGAGGATGCGCAGTACGGGCGTGTCGTCTACGACTCGACCGACATACCCGCCGATGTCAGGGGGTTCTTTGTCGAGCGCGAACTCGCCAAGATCTTGGCGCTTGAGCCGGTGATTGTCGGTGCGCGGCCAGGTTTTCACGTGGAGACGAGCTTCGGTGACGAGCGGGCAGCTGCGTTGCGCAGGCTGGCACCGCATCGCGAGGTGCGCACCGGGCACCCGCAGGATGCGTTGGTATTCAACCGGTCTCTGCTCGACGACGCGATGCCGCAGAGCGATCCGGTCACCGCGCGAGCCATGGAAGCGCAATGCGCCCGGCTGCTGGAACAACGCAGGCAGCGCCGTGGCGCGGCTGCCGAGGTGCGCGCGAAAATGCTTGCTCAGCTGCAAGAGCCCTTGGCTATGGACAAGATCGCGCATCAGCTCGACATGGAGGAGCGCACACTACGCCGAAAACTGACCGCGGAGGGAACGTCATTCCGCGAACTCGCCGACGAAGTGCGATCGACGATCGCCGTGGAACTGCTCGCTGACGGTCATCTCACCGTCGAGGAAGTTGCGGTGAGACTCGGATATCACGACGCATCGGGGTTTTCGCGGGCATTCAAGCGCTGGACCGGGCAGCGGCCGGGCCGATACCACCTAGCCTGA
- a CDS encoding SDR family NAD(P)-dependent oxidoreductase, whose product MNISNILGAQRIGRGKAAPDAFCGKIAVITGGGSGIGRSTAIALARLGAKVHVVDLVAENAETVTTEIRATGAGATAHHVDVTDPAAVDALATRVYAADGRVDILFNNAGVGLQGPVEMTSLDEWNRIINVNLMGVVHGVHAFVPRMLAQGGGGHIVNTASMLGLYVWPSFVPYATSKHAVVGLTEGLAAELGPRGIHATAICPGVVNTPIHETSPIHGDFAERRDEVRKWMNRVGADPDKVAEAVIKAIIQRQLICPVPRVQVQPAWALHRISPKTSGTVGRLVFGLIKPK is encoded by the coding sequence ATGAACATTTCAAATATTCTCGGCGCGCAGCGGATCGGTCGGGGCAAAGCTGCGCCGGACGCGTTTTGCGGGAAGATCGCGGTGATCACCGGCGGCGGCTCTGGTATCGGACGATCGACGGCCATTGCGCTCGCCCGGCTGGGCGCGAAGGTGCACGTCGTCGACCTGGTCGCCGAGAATGCCGAAACAGTCACCACTGAAATCAGAGCCACCGGCGCGGGCGCGACCGCACACCACGTCGACGTGACAGACCCCGCCGCGGTCGATGCCCTTGCCACGCGGGTGTACGCGGCCGACGGCCGCGTCGACATCCTGTTCAACAACGCGGGTGTGGGCCTGCAGGGACCCGTGGAGATGACGTCCCTAGATGAATGGAATCGCATCATCAACGTCAATCTCATGGGCGTCGTACATGGTGTGCATGCTTTTGTCCCACGCATGCTGGCCCAGGGCGGCGGCGGACACATCGTCAACACGGCGTCGATGCTCGGCTTGTACGTGTGGCCGTCGTTTGTGCCGTACGCGACTTCCAAGCATGCGGTCGTCGGGCTGACCGAGGGGCTCGCCGCAGAACTCGGGCCTCGGGGAATCCACGCCACCGCCATCTGCCCCGGCGTCGTCAACACCCCGATTCACGAAACCTCGCCCATCCATGGTGATTTCGCCGAGCGCCGGGACGAAGTGCGCAAGTGGATGAATCGTGTGGGTGCCGACCCGGACAAGGTGGCCGAGGCGGTTATCAAGGCCATCATTCAACGCCAGCTCATCTGTCCGGTGCCTAGGGTGCAGGTGCAACCGGCATGGGCGCTGCACCGCATCTCGCCGAAGACGAGCGGAACGGTCGGTCGGCTGGTGTTCGGTCTGATCAAACCCAAGTAG
- a CDS encoding TetR/AcrR family transcriptional regulator encodes MDSPTVWRGRTMQDRAAERRNRLIDAGFDLLGTEGVAGTSVSAVCRNADLTRNYFYESFAGIDELLRAVQDRVNDELRAVIETSTSTGNLEHRLKSIFLTAAQYFEEDPRRVRVTFRETLGNEVLRENANQGAPAFVLFTMTHFLDLLDGLSVPAVRSGDTAIAFTQIYGALAITIMDWLEGRLEATAEQIARSCTQLVLAVIDAHGWRTPLSQR; translated from the coding sequence ATGGACTCACCCACGGTGTGGCGGGGCCGGACAATGCAGGATCGTGCAGCCGAACGGCGCAATCGACTCATCGATGCCGGCTTCGATCTGCTCGGCACCGAAGGCGTTGCCGGAACATCAGTCAGCGCCGTGTGCCGCAACGCCGATCTGACCCGCAACTACTTCTACGAGAGCTTCGCAGGTATCGACGAGCTGCTGCGGGCCGTACAGGACCGCGTCAACGACGAGTTGCGTGCTGTCATCGAAACGTCCACGAGCACCGGAAACCTCGAACACCGACTGAAGTCGATATTCTTGACCGCGGCACAGTATTTCGAGGAGGACCCGCGACGAGTCCGGGTAACGTTCCGAGAGACACTCGGCAACGAGGTACTGCGCGAGAACGCCAATCAGGGCGCACCGGCATTCGTGCTCTTCACGATGACGCACTTCCTCGATTTGCTCGACGGGTTAAGCGTGCCCGCCGTACGCAGTGGTGACACCGCGATAGCCTTCACCCAAATTTACGGCGCCCTGGCGATCACCATCATGGACTGGCTCGAAGGTCGCCTCGAGGCGACCGCCGAGCAGATCGCCCGATCCTGCACCCAGCTGGTCCTCGCGGTGATCGACGCGCACGGGTGGCGCACGCCACTATCGCAGCGCTAG
- a CDS encoding MlaD family protein — MISLPVAGCAAGLDSLPLPAPGLNSDSIVLTAEFSNALNLPAKAKVKLNGADIGEVSSIGTRDFNALAKLRIRADVPLYVGSTAELRSATPLGDLFVAIRPDPMPAADTSLLRDGDNIPRAGTTAAATIEDVLSSAALLVNGGVIRRLVTVTNGAGSAVGGRGDKVAELLRQSTLLVSRLNERTGQIDGALRNTSDLAAAITAQQETLNTALAAANPATSTIADNTNAIVDLTGAIARITDQLARFPSMKGTDTRSLIADLNRLSATFNAIAVDPNLSLTPLNTLVGPVMKATTGTGGAVNAVVAKLALGSLPDKNYPGDPGFHGPDGTDYHAMIGSLRYQWNLMLSKVMGGDR; from the coding sequence ATGATATCGCTGCCTGTCGCGGGCTGCGCTGCGGGACTGGATTCACTCCCGTTGCCGGCACCCGGCCTCAATTCCGACAGTATCGTGCTGACCGCCGAGTTCTCGAATGCACTGAACCTGCCGGCCAAAGCGAAGGTCAAGCTGAACGGCGCAGACATTGGCGAGGTCTCCTCGATTGGCACTCGTGATTTCAATGCCCTTGCGAAGCTGCGGATTCGCGCAGATGTACCGTTGTATGTCGGCAGCACGGCCGAATTGCGGTCGGCGACCCCGCTCGGTGATTTGTTTGTGGCGATTCGGCCTGACCCCATGCCGGCCGCAGATACGTCCCTACTGCGTGACGGCGACAACATTCCCCGAGCGGGCACCACGGCGGCGGCGACGATCGAAGACGTTCTCAGTTCGGCCGCGCTGCTGGTGAACGGCGGAGTGATCCGGCGGTTGGTGACAGTCACCAACGGGGCGGGTTCGGCAGTGGGCGGGCGCGGCGACAAAGTCGCCGAATTGCTGCGCCAGTCAACGCTGTTGGTTTCCAGGCTGAATGAACGAACCGGTCAGATAGATGGAGCCCTTCGCAACACATCGGATCTCGCCGCGGCGATCACCGCTCAACAGGAAACCCTCAACACCGCTCTCGCCGCAGCGAATCCGGCAACCAGTACCATCGCGGACAACACCAACGCGATAGTCGATCTGACCGGCGCCATCGCTCGCATCACCGATCAACTGGCGCGCTTTCCCTCGATGAAGGGTACCGATACCCGGAGCCTGATCGCGGATCTCAATCGTCTTTCTGCGACATTCAATGCCATCGCCGTTGATCCCAATCTGTCGCTGACACCGCTGAATACGTTGGTAGGCCCGGTCATGAAGGCCACGACCGGCACCGGCGGAGCCGTTAACGCCGTGGTTGCCAAACTTGCCCTAGGTTCCTTGCCGGACAAGAACTATCCCGGTGATCCCGGATTTCATGGGCCGGATGGCACTGACTACCACGCCATGATTGGCAGCCTGCGCTATCAGTGGAACCTCATGCTGAGCAAGGTGATGGGTGGCGACAGATGA
- a CDS encoding TetR/AcrR family transcriptional regulator — protein sequence MAKSTPRWKRGSPEDRKADILTTARHHFSSKPYDSVSTAEIADELGINRGLLYHYFGTKRDLYLEVVRTTIHIPSFPPIPELIASGTFENVLEELIDGWLVEIEQERDAYLTASRLSAFGADAEAGAMVQESREQAIDVLMGALFKDPADAPAAARACARAQGRMAETAVVEWLSEGHLSRDQVRELLVHTSRALWENLSKILAPPPIKAKRRASTSG from the coding sequence ATGGCCAAGAGCACGCCGCGGTGGAAGCGCGGCAGCCCCGAGGATCGAAAGGCCGACATACTCACCACTGCCCGGCACCACTTCTCGTCCAAGCCCTACGATTCCGTGTCCACTGCGGAGATCGCCGACGAACTCGGAATTAATCGCGGGCTCCTCTATCACTATTTCGGCACCAAACGTGACCTCTACCTCGAAGTCGTCCGGACCACGATTCATATACCGAGCTTCCCGCCCATTCCAGAGCTCATCGCGAGCGGCACCTTCGAGAATGTTCTCGAGGAACTCATCGACGGCTGGCTGGTGGAAATCGAGCAGGAGCGCGACGCCTACCTGACCGCGTCTCGACTGTCCGCCTTCGGAGCGGACGCCGAGGCCGGAGCGATGGTGCAGGAGTCACGCGAGCAGGCGATCGATGTGCTCATGGGAGCACTGTTCAAGGATCCCGCCGACGCACCGGCGGCAGCGCGCGCCTGCGCCCGGGCACAGGGGAGGATGGCCGAAACGGCTGTCGTCGAATGGCTTTCCGAGGGACATCTGTCTCGCGACCAGGTGCGCGAACTCCTCGTTCACACATCGCGCGCGCTGTGGGAGAACCTGTCCAAGATCCTTGCGCCTCCCCCGATCAAGGCCAAGCGACGCGCATCGACGTCAGGCTAG
- a CDS encoding succinic semialdehyde dehydrogenase, with amino-acid sequence MRLLPSEITDRLTAQLTGTASEHANIAPATGEPIATLRHSSTDDVAEAFTRARKAQQRWAATALRHRTGPFVRFHDGILTDRLALDIVQAETGKARAYAFEEVLDAAGVALYYGRNAPKFLASRQRSGAIPFATRATELRHPKGVVGVISPWNAPLSLGIVDIIPALLAGNAVVHKPATQTALYARSVLIENGLDPDLWQIVVGSSSVVGPAIIDNADHICFTGSTSAGRAIAQRAAGRLISCCLELGGKNPMIVLDDADVGKAAKGAVRACFGHTGQLCLGIERIYVADSVYDEFLGVFTESTRALKLGNSLDYGYDVGTLSSERQLDTVESHVRDARSHGATVRAGGRARPELGPFFYEPTILTNVTPGMAVYAEETFGPVASVYRFDTDAEAIQLANDTVYGLNASVWTKNAARGRRVGAQIRCGTVNINEGYGSAYASTDAPMGGMRGSGLGRRHGEHGLLEYTELQTVASQHLVGFDPPWGISAQKNVSILTKTFQLAKALRIK; translated from the coding sequence GTGCGGCTGCTGCCGTCAGAGATCACCGACCGCCTCACCGCACAGCTGACCGGAACGGCCTCTGAACACGCCAACATCGCCCCGGCCACAGGCGAACCCATTGCCACCCTGCGCCATTCATCGACCGATGATGTCGCGGAGGCATTCACCCGTGCCCGGAAGGCACAGCAACGGTGGGCAGCCACCGCGCTGAGGCATCGCACCGGCCCATTTGTCCGATTCCACGACGGCATCCTCACCGATCGGCTCGCACTCGACATCGTCCAGGCCGAGACCGGCAAGGCGCGGGCATACGCGTTCGAAGAGGTCCTCGACGCGGCCGGAGTGGCGCTGTACTACGGTCGGAACGCTCCGAAGTTCCTGGCCTCCCGCCAGCGGTCGGGCGCAATACCGTTCGCCACCAGAGCAACTGAACTGCGGCACCCGAAAGGCGTCGTCGGCGTGATCTCGCCGTGGAACGCACCCCTGTCACTTGGCATCGTCGACATCATTCCCGCGCTGTTGGCGGGCAACGCGGTGGTGCACAAACCCGCGACGCAGACCGCACTGTACGCACGCAGCGTCCTCATCGAGAATGGCTTGGACCCCGACCTGTGGCAGATCGTGGTCGGATCCTCGAGCGTCGTCGGCCCGGCGATAATCGACAACGCCGACCACATCTGCTTTACCGGATCGACATCGGCCGGTCGCGCGATAGCCCAACGGGCTGCCGGTCGACTCATCTCATGCTGCCTCGAGCTCGGCGGAAAGAACCCGATGATCGTGCTCGACGATGCGGACGTGGGGAAGGCCGCAAAGGGCGCCGTACGAGCATGTTTCGGCCACACCGGACAGCTATGCCTCGGCATCGAGCGGATCTACGTCGCTGATTCCGTCTACGACGAATTCCTCGGTGTCTTCACCGAGTCAACACGCGCCTTGAAGCTCGGCAACTCCCTTGACTACGGCTACGACGTGGGCACGCTGTCCAGCGAACGTCAGTTGGACACAGTTGAAAGCCATGTCCGCGACGCCCGTTCGCACGGTGCAACGGTGCGTGCGGGCGGGCGGGCGCGCCCGGAGCTGGGGCCGTTCTTTTACGAGCCAACCATCCTGACCAACGTGACACCCGGAATGGCAGTCTATGCCGAAGAGACCTTCGGGCCGGTGGCCTCCGTTTACCGATTCGACACAGACGCCGAAGCCATCCAGTTGGCCAATGACACCGTGTACGGCCTCAACGCCTCCGTGTGGACCAAGAATGCCGCCCGTGGTCGCCGAGTGGGAGCGCAGATACGTTGCGGCACTGTCAATATCAATGAAGGATACGGATCGGCATACGCGTCCACCGATGCGCCCATGGGCGGCATGCGCGGCTCAGGACTGGGCCGCCGGCACGGTGAACACGGGCTGCTCGAATACACCGAATTGCAGACGGTGGCGAGTCAGCACCTGGTCGGCTTCGATCCCCCATGGGGCATCAGTGCCCAGAAAAATGTGTCGATCCTGACCAAGACATTCCAGCTCGCCAAGGCACTCCGAATCAAATAG